One window of the Fusobacterium animalis 7_1 genome contains the following:
- the citF gene encoding citrate lyase subunit alpha has translation MKFNKNAVGREIPEYLEGIGELVPFKGVDAIKPTKKKAGAKLRMRIQDEPKIVASIEEAIKKSGLKDGMTISFHHHMRNGDTVVNRVLDIIAKMGIKDITLAPSSLSPCHGPVIEHIKSGVVTGIQSSGLREPLGDEISKGILKKPVIIRSHGGRARAIEDGELHIDVAFIAAPSCDEMGNMNGRTGKSACGSMGYAIVDAQYADYVIAITDNLVPFPNLPASIDQTLVDSVVVVDEIGDPKKIVSGAIRFSDNPRDLLIAQNAVKVIVNSGYFKDGFVYQTGAAGASLAVTSLLREEMIKQNIKASLGLGGITSQLVGLLEEGLMSALYDTQCFDLDAVRSIKENERHYEISASFYANPNTAGPAVNNLTFVMLGALEIDKDFNVNVMTKSDGTINQAVGGHQDTAAGARISVILAPLMRARIPIIVDKVTTVCTPGEAVDVICTDYGIVVNPRRKDLIENLTKAGVELKTIEEMKEMAEQLTGKPDPVEFTDEIVGVVEYRDGSIIDVIKKVKD, from the coding sequence ACTAAGAAAAAAGCTGGTGCAAAATTAAGAATGAGAATCCAAGATGAACCTAAAATAGTTGCTAGTATAGAAGAAGCTATTAAAAAATCTGGATTAAAAGATGGAATGACTATATCTTTCCACCATCATATGAGAAATGGAGATACTGTTGTAAACAGAGTTTTAGATATCATAGCTAAAATGGGAATTAAAGATATTACTCTAGCTCCTAGTTCTTTATCACCTTGTCATGGACCTGTTATAGAACATATCAAAAGTGGTGTTGTTACAGGAATACAATCAAGTGGACTTCGTGAACCATTAGGAGATGAAATTTCAAAAGGTATACTTAAAAAACCTGTTATTATAAGAAGCCATGGTGGAAGAGCAAGGGCTATTGAAGATGGAGAGTTACATATAGATGTTGCTTTCATTGCTGCTCCTAGCTGTGATGAAATGGGAAATATGAATGGAAGAACTGGTAAGAGTGCCTGTGGCTCTATGGGATATGCAATAGTTGATGCCCAATATGCTGACTATGTTATAGCCATCACAGATAACTTAGTTCCTTTCCCAAATTTACCTGCAAGTATAGATCAAACATTAGTTGACTCTGTTGTAGTGGTTGATGAAATAGGAGATCCTAAGAAAATAGTTTCAGGTGCTATAAGATTTTCTGATAACCCAAGAGATTTATTGATTGCTCAAAATGCAGTTAAAGTAATAGTTAATTCTGGATATTTTAAAGATGGTTTTGTTTATCAAACAGGAGCTGCTGGTGCAAGTTTAGCAGTTACAAGTCTTTTAAGAGAAGAAATGATAAAACAAAATATAAAAGCCTCATTAGGACTTGGGGGAATCACTTCTCAATTAGTTGGGCTTCTTGAAGAAGGACTTATGAGTGCTTTATATGATACTCAATGTTTTGACTTAGATGCAGTAAGATCTATAAAAGAAAATGAAAGACATTATGAAATCTCTGCTTCATTCTATGCAAATCCTAATACAGCAGGTCCTGCTGTAAATAACTTAACTTTTGTAATGTTAGGTGCATTAGAAATAGATAAAGATTTCAACGTAAATGTTATGACTAAGTCAGACGGTACTATAAACCAAGCAGTTGGAGGACACCAAGATACAGCTGCTGGAGCTAGAATCAGTGTAATTCTTGCACCACTTATGAGAGCAAGAATTCCTATAATAGTTGATAAGGTTACAACTGTATGTACTCCAGGAGAAGCAGTGGATGTTATCTGTACTGACTATGGAATAGTTGTAAACCCTAGAAGAAAAGATTTAATAGAAAATTTAACAAAAGCTGGTGTTGAATTAAAAACTATTGAAGAAATGAAAGAAATGGCAGAACAATTAACTGGTAAACCTGATCCTGTTGAATTCACTGATGAAATTGTCGGTGTTGTTGAATATAGAGATGGTTCTATCATAGATGTTATTAAAAAAGTAAAAGACTAA
- a CDS encoding autotransporter domain-containing protein, which yields MKKVIWKIVVLLCLISFSLYGVQWNDLKDGESAEKNLDGNGKVTTVNKLKLGKNSHLKVKGKNTKGIVIKGGLSAEVNIGEGATLDVDIENSTKDEAGISLESTFKGFIIQKNGNLKLKKQFNGTINSGDIFKQFLDRKGEGTLLRGISVIKTFSTEGSTRIESAGTGIGFDRKTPQGKGFIEFKKGSKTFVKAGFAGVFARYNSVTFEGGSDTTLIGGAYGIMANKGTIKKGAKVTLMGNYGTGKFEVKEHDFLKFESGSELNILANDSALYGIRLKGKTKLIAKGYNVLRQIDTYADGEHSLDTVTFERGSILDGNIDRSWNSQILLEEGTKLFVPNKIQANLEIKGDLYVGPRSAYEGKQLTYKEAVEDADTVAGATAIFMGKQAQKARKGEFSYRGLYNEFSPDEYYTLEYNRDNHYNYISTLNLNNGKIHLRLGNKDKFGRINDKIIFSKNTIINGKGELVFHKRNSSQVTKNTVFNILEEEGPKDINGIQGYYLEKLPLKIPDVSFGKLVFTTKVQKLNGKYVVSLVFKGIEAENFLLAKGKTKTLNKKEESSLEDAILSAKEVTIEEKSTLNIKGGTNGLFAKNKVTVEEKANLNIETENRIALKLGENLETFGNINIKNAGTGILADNTASVLQFENGSKTIVNAKDVAINAQKGTSEFKGGSNVELTSNKYALVAKKAVFEKSSTVKLNGEYGIGTLSETDSSDITFKPQSEVNINSSNSGIYNVNVGGSGKISIKAPNVLKQVRTVNQSLKFEDGSVLEGNIEKSWNANLILDKGSKIFVNNKIEANMDIKGDLFVGTSKFYEKRDSFDNYNTIYYNKDSNGHETKVNFDNSKIHLRIGGADKTGATNDKIFFSKNTNINGKGELVFHKRNSSQVTKNTVFNILEEEGPKDINGIQGYYLEKLPLKIPDVSFGKLVFTTKVQKLNGKYIVSLVFKGIEADNFLLAKGETKTLNKKKEGSLEDAILSAKEVTIEEKSTLNIKGDTNGLFAKNKVTIEEEANLNIETENKIALKLGENLETFGNINIKNAGIGILADNTTSVLQFENGSKTIVNAKDVAINAQKGTSEFKGGSNVELTSNKYALVSKKAVFEKSSTVKLNGEYGIGTLSETDSSDITFKPQSEVNINSSNSGIYNVNVGGSGKVSIKAPNILKQVRTVNQSLKFESGSVLEGNIEKSWNANLILDKGSKMFVNNKIEANMDIKGDLFVGTRNSYEKEESKNSMQTLSTMSTFSSSDKYNTVHYNKDSNGHKTKVNLDNANIHLRINGEQSESNDKIVFSKDTEITGKGEITLHPENVSKVKRNMTYSLLEEEGKDVGGNKVYSLEKTSLTLKTVEFGPLVYGRKDKKVNGKYIVTLEDTGELSQAAKNTLTNSRDSYKYNQEELKAISDKIFENHNLELKNNFWLLVSKENLKNKDSVIKLNQNTKYAGYDYTFNTGVSLGFFAGQSTGRYKNIGQGIYLKKDLKPFYLGTVYKHTKSKDKNNDKKLHSNDFSFVVGYNKDISEKTFLDSNIKLTRGYISDYKYTAENDLSTKNEKTDYWNGEIDAKLGYKFKYGNAFLKAGLDKDLKGNQKVIWNENIDEEIKYDDLSKNIGIGMEYKIKQHSFNIELSRKYSKHYRANTKISIGYSYKF from the coding sequence ATGAAAAAAGTAATTTGGAAAATTGTTGTGTTATTATGTCTAATTTCATTTTCACTGTATGGAGTTCAATGGAATGATTTAAAAGATGGTGAAAGTGCTGAAAAAAACCTAGATGGAAATGGGAAAGTAACAACAGTTAATAAATTAAAATTAGGAAAAAATTCACATTTAAAGGTAAAAGGAAAGAATACAAAAGGAATCGTGATAAAAGGTGGGTTATCTGCAGAAGTAAATATAGGTGAGGGAGCTACTCTTGATGTAGATATTGAAAATTCTACAAAAGATGAAGCAGGAATATCTTTAGAATCAACTTTTAAAGGTTTTATTATACAAAAAAATGGAAATTTAAAATTAAAAAAACAATTTAATGGAACTATTAATAGTGGAGATATTTTTAAACAATTTCTTGATAGAAAGGGTGAAGGGACTCTTCTTAGGGGTATTAGTGTTATTAAAACATTTTCTACTGAAGGAAGTACTAGGATAGAAAGTGCAGGAACAGGAATTGGATTTGACAGAAAAACTCCACAAGGAAAAGGATTTATTGAATTTAAAAAAGGTTCAAAAACTTTTGTAAAAGCTGGATTTGCAGGAGTGTTTGCAAGATATAATAGTGTTACTTTTGAAGGCGGAAGTGATACCACATTAATAGGTGGAGCCTATGGAATAATGGCAAATAAAGGAACTATAAAAAAAGGGGCTAAAGTAACATTAATGGGTAACTATGGAACTGGGAAGTTTGAAGTAAAAGAACATGATTTTTTAAAATTTGAATCAGGTTCTGAGTTAAATATACTAGCAAATGATTCAGCTTTATATGGTATTAGATTGAAAGGAAAAACAAAATTAATAGCAAAAGGATACAATGTATTAAGACAAATTGATACTTATGCTGATGGTGAACATAGTTTAGATACTGTAACTTTTGAAAGAGGAAGTATTTTAGATGGAAATATTGATCGTTCTTGGAATTCACAAATTTTATTAGAAGAAGGAACAAAACTTTTTGTACCTAATAAGATACAAGCGAATTTAGAAATTAAGGGGGATTTGTATGTTGGACCTAGATCAGCATATGAAGGAAAACAATTGACATATAAAGAAGCAGTAGAAGATGCAGATACTGTTGCTGGAGCTACAGCAATATTTATGGGGAAACAAGCTCAAAAAGCAAGAAAAGGAGAATTTTCATATAGAGGATTATATAATGAATTCTCACCTGATGAGTATTATACACTTGAATATAACAGAGACAATCATTATAATTATATATCTACTTTAAACTTAAATAATGGAAAAATCCATTTAAGATTAGGGAATAAAGACAAATTTGGAAGAATTAATGATAAAATTATTTTTTCTAAAAATACAATTATCAATGGAAAAGGAGAACTTGTATTTCATAAAAGAAATTCTTCACAAGTAACGAAGAATACAGTTTTTAATATACTAGAAGAGGAAGGACCAAAAGATATCAACGGAATACAAGGATATTATTTAGAGAAACTTCCTTTAAAAATTCCTGATGTATCATTCGGTAAACTTGTTTTTACTACAAAAGTACAAAAACTTAATGGTAAATATGTAGTTTCTTTAGTTTTTAAAGGAATAGAAGCTGAAAATTTCTTATTAGCAAAAGGTAAAACAAAAACTTTAAATAAAAAAGAAGAAAGTTCATTAGAAGATGCTATTTTAAGTGCTAAAGAAGTTACAATTGAAGAAAAATCTACTTTAAATATTAAAGGTGGCACTAATGGGCTATTTGCTAAAAATAAAGTAACAGTAGAAGAAAAAGCAAATCTAAATATTGAGACTGAAAATAGAATAGCTCTTAAATTGGGAGAAAATTTAGAAACATTTGGTAATATAAATATAAAAAATGCTGGAACTGGAATATTAGCAGATAATACAGCATCGGTTTTACAATTTGAAAATGGCTCTAAAACTATTGTAAACGCTAAAGATGTTGCAATAAATGCACAAAAAGGAACTAGCGAATTTAAAGGTGGAAGTAATGTAGAACTAACATCTAATAAATATGCCTTAGTTGCTAAAAAAGCAGTTTTTGAAAAAAGTTCAACTGTAAAATTAAATGGTGAATATGGAATAGGAACATTATCAGAAACAGATAGTAGTGATATTACTTTTAAACCACAATCAGAAGTAAATATTAATTCTAGTAATTCAGGGATATATAATGTAAATGTTGGAGGAAGTGGAAAAATATCTATAAAAGCTCCTAATGTATTGAAACAAGTTAGAACAGTAAATCAATCTTTAAAGTTTGAAGATGGAAGTGTATTAGAAGGAAATATAGAAAAATCTTGGAATGCAAATTTAATCTTAGATAAAGGTTCAAAGATTTTTGTAAATAATAAAATAGAAGCAAATATGGATATTAAAGGAGATTTATTTGTAGGTACAAGTAAATTTTATGAAAAAAGAGATTCTTTTGATAATTACAATACTATTTATTATAATAAAGACTCTAATGGACATGAGACAAAAGTAAATTTTGATAATTCAAAAATCCATTTAAGAATTGGTGGAGCAGATAAAACAGGAGCAACTAATGATAAAATTTTCTTTTCAAAAAATACAAATATCAATGGAAAAGGAGAACTTGTATTTCATAAAAGAAATTCTTCACAAGTAACGAAGAATACAGTTTTTAATATACTAGAAGAGGAAGGACCAAAAGATATCAACGGAATACAAGGATATTATTTAGAGAAACTTCCTTTAAAAATTCCTGATGTATCATTCGGTAAACTTGTTTTTACTACAAAAGTACAAAAACTTAATGGTAAATATATAGTTTCTTTAGTTTTTAAAGGAATAGAAGCTGATAATTTCTTATTAGCAAAAGGTGAAACAAAAACTTTAAATAAAAAGAAAGAAGGTTCATTAGAAGATGCTATTTTAAGTGCTAAGGAAGTTACAATTGAAGAAAAATCAACTTTAAATATTAAAGGTGATACTAATGGATTATTTGCTAAAAATAAAGTAACAATAGAAGAAGAAGCAAACCTAAATATTGAAACTGAAAATAAAATAGCTCTTAAATTAGGAGAAAATTTAGAAACATTTGGTAATATAAATATAAAGAATGCTGGAATTGGAATATTAGCAGATAATACAACATCAGTTTTACAATTTGAAAATGGTTCTAAAACTATTGTAAATGCAAAAGATGTTGCAATAAATGCACAAAAAGGAACTAGCGAATTTAAAGGTGGAAGTAATGTAGAATTAACATCTAATAAATATGCCTTAGTTTCTAAAAAAGCAGTTTTTGAAAAAAGTTCAACTGTAAAATTAAATGGTGAATATGGAATAGGAACATTATCAGAAACAGATAGTAGTGATATTACTTTTAAACCACAATCAGAAGTAAATATTAATTCTAGTAATTCAGGTATATATAATGTAAATGTTGGAGGAAGTGGAAAAGTATCTATAAAAGCTCCTAATATATTAAAACAAGTTAGAACAGTGAATCAATCTTTAAAATTTGAAAGTGGAAGTGTATTAGAAGGAAATATAGAAAAATCTTGGAATGCAAATTTAATCTTAGATAAAGGTTCAAAGATGTTTGTAAATAATAAAATAGAAGCAAATATGGATATTAAAGGAGATTTATTTGTAGGTACAAGAAATTCATATGAAAAAGAAGAAAGTAAAAACTCTATGCAAACACTTTCTACTATGAGTACATTTTCATCTTCTGATAAATATAACACTGTACATTATAATAAGGATTCCAATGGTCATAAAACAAAAGTAAATTTAGATAATGCAAATATTCATTTAAGAATTAATGGAGAACAATCAGAAAGTAATGATAAAATAGTTTTTTCAAAAGATACAGAAATAACTGGAAAAGGAGAAATTACATTGCATCCAGAAAATGTATCTAAGGTAAAGAGAAATATGACTTATTCATTATTAGAAGAAGAAGGAAAAGATGTTGGAGGAAATAAAGTATATAGTTTAGAAAAAACTTCTTTAACATTAAAAACAGTAGAATTTGGACCATTAGTATATGGAAGAAAAGATAAAAAAGTAAATGGAAAATATATAGTTACATTAGAAGATACAGGAGAATTATCACAAGCAGCTAAAAATACTCTTACTAATTCAAGAGATAGTTATAAATACAATCAAGAAGAATTAAAAGCTATTAGTGATAAAATTTTTGAAAATCATAATTTAGAATTAAAGAATAATTTTTGGCTATTAGTTTCAAAAGAAAATCTAAAAAATAAAGATAGTGTAATAAAATTAAATCAAAATACTAAATATGCAGGTTATGATTATACATTTAATACAGGAGTATCTTTAGGATTTTTTGCTGGACAATCAACAGGAAGATACAAGAATATAGGTCAAGGAATTTATTTGAAAAAGGATTTAAAGCCATTTTATCTAGGAACTGTATATAAACATACAAAGAGTAAAGATAAAAACAATGATAAAAAACTTCATTCAAATGATTTTTCATTTGTAGTTGGATATAATAAAGATATTAGTGAAAAAACATTCTTAGACAGTAATATTAAATTAACTAGGGGTTATATTTCAGATTATAAATATACTGCTGAAAATGATTTAAGTACTAAAAATGAAAAAACTGATTATTGGAATGGAGAAATAGATGCAAAATTAGGATATAAATTTAAGTATGGAAATGCTTTCTTAAAGGCAGGATTAGATAAAGATTTAAAGGGAAATCAAAAAGTAATATGGAATGAAAATATTGATGAAGAAATAAAATATGATGATTTGAGTAAAAATATAGGTATAGGAATGGAATATAAGATAAAACAACATAGTTTTAATATAGAACTTTCAAGAAAATATTCTAAACATTATAGAGCAAATACAAAAATATCAATTGGATATTCTTATAAATTTTAA